From Psychrobium sp. MM17-31, the proteins below share one genomic window:
- the prpB gene encoding methylisocitrate lyase encodes MSAGKKFREALVANKPLQIVGTINAYSAMMAKQIGHQAIYLSGGGVANASYGLPDLGMTSLNDVIVDVQRITSACDLPLLVDIDTGWGGAFNIAKTIRDMEKAGAAAVHMEDQVAQKRCGHRPNKEIVSTEEMVDRIKAAVDARTDPDFFIMARTDAFAQEGLEAAIERAKAYVAAGADGIFAEAVKTEEHYRAFSEALDVPILANITEFGQTELWNKKELGEWGAAMVLYPLSAFRAMNKAAEMVYTSILEQGDQKAVVDSMQTRMDLYDYLGYHDYEQKLDALFAEGKNK; translated from the coding sequence ATGAGCGCAGGAAAAAAGTTTAGAGAAGCACTAGTAGCCAATAAACCGCTACAAATCGTAGGTACCATTAATGCTTATTCAGCCATGATGGCAAAGCAAATTGGTCATCAAGCCATTTATTTATCAGGCGGCGGTGTTGCAAATGCTTCTTACGGTTTACCAGATTTAGGCATGACATCACTGAACGATGTGATTGTTGATGTGCAGCGTATTACTTCGGCGTGTGACTTACCGTTATTAGTCGATATCGATACCGGGTGGGGCGGCGCATTTAACATTGCTAAAACCATTCGCGATATGGAAAAAGCAGGTGCGGCGGCAGTTCATATGGAAGATCAGGTAGCGCAAAAGCGTTGTGGTCATCGTCCAAATAAAGAGATTGTATCGACAGAAGAAATGGTTGATCGCATTAAAGCGGCGGTTGATGCCCGTACCGATCCTGATTTCTTCATCATGGCGCGCACCGATGCATTCGCGCAAGAAGGTTTAGAAGCGGCTATTGAGCGTGCTAAGGCTTATGTGGCAGCTGGTGCCGACGGTATTTTCGCAGAAGCAGTTAAAACAGAAGAGCATTACCGCGCATTCAGCGAAGCGCTAGACGTGCCAATCCTGGCGAACATTACCGAGTTTGGTCAAACCGAACTATGGAACAAGAAAGAGCTAGGTGAGTGGGGCGCAGCTATGGTGCTTTACCCATTATCAGCGTTCCGCGCCATGAATAAAGCGGCGGAAATGGTATACACCAGCATCTTAGAGCAGGGCGATCAAAAAGCCGTTGTCGACAGCATGCAAACGCGTATGGATTTATACGATTACCTCGGTTACCACGACTACGAGCAAAAGCTCGATGCGTTGTTCGCCGAAGGCAAAAACAAATAA
- the prpF gene encoding 2-methylaconitate cis-trans isomerase PrpF, protein MSFKPQIKIPATYIRGGTSKGVFFNLTDLPQAAQVAGEARDAMLLRVIGSPDPYGKQTDGMGGATSSTSKTVILSKASVPEHDVDYLFGQVAIDRAFVDWSGNCGNLTAAVGSFAIYSGLVDSDRIQENGVCTVRIWQANIKKTIIAHVPITNGEVQETGDFELDGVTFPAAEVPVEFVDPSDGDGAMFPTGNLVDDLEVPGIGTFKATMINAGIPTIFLNADEIGYTGCELQEAINGDNAALTKFETIRAYGAVKMGLISDISEAAARQHTPKVAFVGEAMDYVSSSGKAIGKNDIDLNVRALSMGKLHHAMMGTAAVAIGTAAAIPGTLVNLAAGGGERESVCFGHPSGTLRVGAKASCVDGEWQVDKAIMSRSARILMEGWVRIPDIF, encoded by the coding sequence ATGTCTTTTAAACCTCAAATAAAAATCCCGGCTACCTATATCCGTGGTGGTACTTCTAAAGGGGTATTTTTCAATCTGACTGATTTACCACAGGCTGCACAGGTAGCGGGTGAAGCTCGTGATGCTATGTTGTTGCGCGTGATTGGTAGTCCAGATCCTTATGGCAAGCAAACTGATGGTATGGGTGGCGCCACTTCTAGTACCAGCAAGACGGTGATTTTATCCAAGGCATCAGTGCCGGAACACGATGTGGATTACTTATTTGGTCAGGTAGCTATCGATCGCGCCTTTGTTGATTGGAGTGGTAACTGCGGTAACTTAACAGCTGCGGTTGGTTCATTTGCGATATATTCTGGTCTGGTTGATAGTGACCGTATTCAAGAGAATGGTGTTTGCACCGTGCGTATTTGGCAGGCCAATATCAAGAAAACTATTATCGCTCATGTACCTATCACTAACGGTGAAGTACAGGAAACAGGTGACTTTGAGCTAGACGGTGTGACTTTCCCCGCGGCGGAAGTGCCAGTGGAATTCGTCGATCCTAGTGATGGCGACGGTGCAATGTTTCCAACGGGTAATTTAGTAGACGATTTAGAGGTTCCGGGAATCGGTACTTTTAAAGCCACTATGATTAATGCTGGTATTCCAACCATCTTCCTCAATGCCGATGAAATCGGTTATACAGGCTGTGAATTGCAAGAAGCTATTAATGGCGATAATGCTGCGCTAACTAAATTCGAAACCATTCGTGCTTACGGTGCGGTGAAAATGGGATTAATTAGCGATATTTCAGAAGCCGCTGCGCGTCAGCATACACCGAAAGTGGCGTTTGTTGGAGAGGCGATGGATTACGTATCATCGAGCGGCAAGGCGATTGGCAAAAATGATATCGACTTAAACGTTCGCGCACTATCAATGGGTAAGCTGCATCACGCCATGATGGGAACCGCAGCAGTAGCCATTGGCACCGCAGCAGCCATTCCAGGCACGTTAGTAAATTTAGCTGCTGGTGGCGGAGAACGCGAATCTGTATGTTTCGGTCATCCTTCTGGCACACTACGCGTTGGCGCTAAAGCTAGCTGTGTTGATGGCGAGTGGCAAGTCGATAAAGCGATCATGAGCCGCAGCGCGAGGATATTGATGGAAGGCTGGGTTCGTATTCCAGATATCTTCTAA
- a CDS encoding TonB-dependent receptor: protein MKNMTSFKRTVAAAAVTAALSISSTAFAGNNDGVLKGLIVDTAQAPIAGAVVTAKDPKTGFTRTTVVKADGSYRFSALPVGNYDITISKDGFSSIEQKGVRIKLGGQTEFSTPMAGVNDNVETIEISGSAMAVIDTSSAESALNIGEVELSRLPVARDVTSVALLAPGTTKGDGAFGNNASFGGASVAENAYFVNGLNVTNFRNGLGGSTIPFEFYKEFQVKTGGYSAEFGRSTGGVVNAVTKSGSNDWEYGANIYFRPDSLSEQSPNVLRTDGTMLTYNGADSFDKTEANIYLSGPLIEDTLFFYVLYNPRDVQQEYAYSNGKSFDTTDSSDAFWGAKVDWNINENHKLELTAFSDERETTTTTYGYDYKTDTRGDLVGSGTSSRGGDNISVKYTGYITDDFTLSALWGENEADLSDSSDADFTCPVVYQYDAGSYLRQGCFVNFSFSQAKDTREAFRIDGEYVMGDHTLRFGYDNETNTSLDQTRLSGPGEFGVYYLYRTYAAGATEAAIDYTFAEETDTVRVRTYATGGEFETLSSAFYIEDTWTINDDLVATIGLRSESFNNKNASGNSFIKVDNQIAPRLGISWDVNGDGESKVFANFGRYHLPIAANTNIRMAGPETYIHDYYKVEGDYSQQNADLTPILGEKLGTRVNGDGSEPDVREVLDTSIDPMYQDEFILGYEGLINDDWSWSVKGIYRNLGSVIDDITINKAITANGWKEPGHDVYVLTNPNSDIVTYYDTDGDGTLEQVNIAADTLGYPDPKRVYTAIDLTIKRQWDDVWTLDAKYTWSKSYGNAEGYVKSDNGQDDAGLTTDWDFPYLMDGAYGDLPNDRRHTFKVYGAYALTEKWTVGANLLIQSGRPVNGFGHGLPDGYPDPYGYGDTYYVAGNKVPRGSYGRTPWRNELNVNAKYTTQISDAEVSFQIDVFNVLGSNIVTEVVETAESAKNETNPNFLLPSSFQTPRYVQLSASVRF from the coding sequence ATGAAAAATATGACTAGCTTCAAACGCACCGTTGCAGCAGCTGCTGTAACTGCGGCGCTAAGCATTTCATCTACAGCTTTTGCTGGTAACAATGACGGTGTCCTTAAAGGTTTAATCGTTGATACAGCTCAAGCTCCAATCGCTGGTGCAGTTGTAACAGCAAAAGATCCTAAAACTGGTTTTACTCGTACTACAGTCGTTAAAGCTGACGGTTCATACCGTTTTTCTGCGTTACCAGTAGGTAACTACGACATTACAATTAGCAAAGATGGCTTCTCAAGCATCGAGCAAAAAGGTGTACGTATCAAGCTAGGTGGTCAAACTGAATTCAGTACTCCAATGGCCGGTGTAAACGATAACGTTGAGACTATTGAAATCAGTGGTTCTGCAATGGCTGTTATCGATACAAGCTCTGCTGAGTCTGCATTAAATATCGGTGAAGTTGAGTTGTCTCGTCTTCCTGTTGCTCGTGACGTAACTTCTGTAGCACTTCTTGCCCCAGGTACAACTAAAGGTGACGGCGCATTTGGTAATAACGCTTCATTCGGTGGTGCATCTGTTGCAGAAAACGCATACTTCGTAAACGGTCTAAACGTTACAAACTTCCGTAACGGTTTAGGTGGTTCTACTATTCCTTTCGAATTCTATAAAGAATTCCAAGTTAAGACTGGTGGTTACTCAGCTGAGTTCGGTCGTTCGACTGGTGGTGTAGTTAACGCTGTAACTAAGAGCGGTAGCAATGACTGGGAATACGGTGCAAACATCTACTTCCGTCCAGATTCTCTATCAGAACAGTCACCTAACGTACTTCGTACAGACGGCACAATGTTAACATACAACGGTGCTGATTCTTTTGACAAAACTGAAGCTAACATCTACCTTTCTGGTCCATTAATTGAAGATACTTTATTCTTCTACGTATTATATAACCCACGTGATGTTCAACAAGAATATGCTTACTCAAATGGTAAGTCTTTTGATACTACAGATTCTAGCGATGCTTTCTGGGGTGCAAAAGTTGACTGGAATATCAATGAAAACCACAAGTTAGAATTAACAGCATTCTCCGATGAGCGTGAAACTACAACTACTACTTACGGTTATGACTACAAGACTGATACTCGTGGTGATTTAGTTGGTTCTGGTACTTCTTCACGTGGTGGTGACAACATCTCTGTTAAATACACCGGTTACATCACAGACGATTTCACACTATCTGCGTTATGGGGTGAAAACGAAGCTGATCTAAGCGATTCTTCAGATGCTGATTTCACATGTCCAGTAGTTTACCAATACGATGCAGGTTCTTACCTACGTCAAGGTTGTTTCGTAAACTTCAGCTTCTCGCAAGCTAAAGATACACGTGAAGCATTCCGTATCGATGGTGAATATGTAATGGGTGATCACACTCTACGTTTTGGTTACGATAACGAAACTAATACTTCATTAGACCAAACTCGTTTATCTGGTCCAGGTGAGTTCGGTGTTTACTACCTATACCGTACATATGCAGCTGGCGCTACTGAAGCAGCTATCGACTACACATTCGCAGAAGAAACAGACACTGTTCGTGTACGTACTTATGCAACTGGTGGTGAGTTCGAAACTCTATCAAGTGCTTTCTACATCGAAGATACTTGGACAATCAATGATGACCTTGTAGCAACTATTGGTCTACGTAGTGAGTCTTTCAACAATAAGAATGCTTCTGGCAACTCTTTCATCAAAGTTGACAACCAAATCGCTCCACGCTTAGGCATCTCTTGGGATGTAAACGGCGACGGTGAATCTAAAGTATTTGCTAACTTCGGTCGTTACCACTTACCAATCGCGGCGAACACAAACATCCGTATGGCAGGTCCAGAAACATACATCCACGACTACTACAAAGTTGAAGGCGATTACAGCCAACAAAACGCTGATTTAACTCCTATTCTAGGTGAGAAGTTAGGTACTCGTGTAAACGGTGACGGTTCTGAGCCGGATGTTCGTGAAGTACTAGATACATCTATCGACCCAATGTACCAAGATGAGTTCATCTTAGGTTACGAAGGCTTAATCAACGACGATTGGTCATGGTCTGTAAAGGGTATCTACCGTAACCTAGGTAGTGTTATTGATGATATTACTATCAATAAAGCTATCACAGCTAACGGTTGGAAAGAGCCAGGTCACGACGTTTATGTATTGACTAACCCTAACTCTGACATCGTTACTTACTACGATACAGATGGTGATGGTACATTAGAGCAAGTAAACATTGCAGCTGATACGCTTGGTTACCCAGATCCAAAACGTGTATACACAGCGATCGACTTAACAATCAAACGTCAGTGGGATGATGTTTGGACTCTAGACGCGAAATACACTTGGTCTAAGAGCTACGGTAATGCTGAAGGTTACGTGAAATCAGATAACGGTCAAGACGACGCTGGTTTAACAACTGACTGGGATTTCCCTTACCTAATGGATGGTGCTTACGGTGATCTACCAAATGATCGTCGTCACACGTTCAAAGTTTACGGTGCATACGCTCTAACCGAGAAATGGACTGTAGGTGCAAACCTATTAATCCAATCTGGTCGTCCAGTAAATGGTTTCGGTCACGGTCTACCTGACGGTTACCCAGACCCATACGGATACGGTGACACTTACTACGTAGCTGGTAACAAGGTTCCACGTGGTAGCTACGGTCGTACTCCATGGAGAAACGAGTTAAACGTTAACGCTAAATACACTACTCAAATTTCTGATGCAGAAGTTAGCTTCCAAATTGACGTATTCAACGTATTGGGCTCTAACATCGTAACTGAAGTTGTCGAGACAGCTGAGTCAGCGAAGAACGAAACTAACCCGAACTTCCTATTACCAAGCAGCTTCCAAACTCCACGTTACGTGCAGTTAAGCGCATCAGTTCGTTTCTAA
- the acnD gene encoding Fe/S-dependent 2-methylisocitrate dehydratase AcnD yields MNNTQYRKQLSGTSLDYYDTRAAIEDIQAGAYAKLPYTSRILAEQLVRRCEPEKLTASLEQLIHRKQDLDFPWYPARVVCHDILGQTALVDLAGLRDAISDQGGDPAKVNPVVPTQLIIDHSLAVEHGGFDEDAFEKNRAIEDRRNEDRFHFIDWCKTAFDNVDVIPAGNGIMHQINLEKMSPVIQARDGVAFPDTCVGTDSHTPHVDALGVIAIGVGGLEAENVMLGRPSMMRLPNIVGVRLVGKRQPGITATDIVLAITEFLREQKVVSSYLEFYGEGARSLTIGDRATISNMTPEYGASAGMFYIDEQTIDYLKITGREPEQVALVEQYAKETGLWADDLEEAQYERVLTFDLSTVCRNMAGPSNPHRRLPTSDLADRGIAKDWTETEGEMPDGAVIIAAITSCTNTSNPRNVVAAGLVARKANELGLIRKPWVKSSFAPGSKVAELYLKEAGLLPELEQLGFGIVAFACTTCNGMSGALDPKIQQEIIDRDLYATAVLSGNRNFDGRIHPYAKQAFLASPPLVVAYAIAGTMRFDIEQDALGYDSDGNAITLKDIWPSDEEIDAIVDAAVKPEQFKQVYMPMFDLKVDMGDRQPLYDWREMSTYIRRPPYWEGALAGERTMKGMRPLAVLGDNITTDHLSPSNAIMLESAAGAYLHKMGLPEEDFNSYATHRGDHLTAQRATFANPKLLNEMCRDDNGEIKQGSLARIEPEGIESRMWEAIETYMDRAQPLIIVAGADYGQGSSRDWAAKGVRLAGVEVILAEGFERIHRTNLVGMGVLPLEFVNGETRETFNIDGTETYDVIGTPAPGAALQVLMTRKNGEQVTIDAKCRLDTAEEVSVYSAGGVLQRFAQDFLEGSV; encoded by the coding sequence ATGAACAATACTCAATACCGTAAACAATTATCTGGCACGTCATTAGATTACTATGACACGCGCGCCGCTATTGAAGACATTCAAGCGGGCGCTTATGCCAAACTGCCTTACACCTCACGTATCCTAGCCGAGCAACTGGTACGTCGTTGTGAGCCAGAAAAACTTACCGCATCATTAGAACAATTAATTCACCGCAAGCAAGATTTGGATTTCCCTTGGTATCCAGCGCGCGTTGTTTGTCATGACATTCTTGGCCAAACCGCACTCGTGGACTTAGCGGGTCTGCGTGATGCGATTAGCGATCAAGGTGGCGATCCTGCAAAGGTTAACCCAGTAGTTCCTACTCAGCTGATTATCGATCACAGTTTGGCGGTAGAGCACGGCGGCTTTGACGAAGACGCGTTTGAAAAAAACCGCGCAATCGAAGATCGCCGTAACGAAGATCGCTTCCACTTTATCGATTGGTGTAAAACTGCCTTTGATAACGTCGATGTGATCCCTGCAGGTAACGGCATCATGCATCAAATCAATCTTGAGAAGATGTCACCTGTGATTCAAGCACGCGATGGCGTAGCCTTCCCTGATACCTGTGTTGGTACCGATTCACACACGCCACATGTTGACGCACTAGGCGTTATCGCGATTGGTGTTGGTGGTTTAGAAGCAGAAAACGTGATGCTAGGTCGTCCATCGATGATGCGTCTGCCAAACATCGTTGGTGTTCGCTTGGTGGGTAAGCGTCAGCCGGGCATTACTGCAACTGATATTGTATTGGCGATTACTGAGTTCTTACGTGAACAAAAAGTAGTATCGTCATACCTAGAATTCTATGGTGAAGGCGCACGTAGCTTAACCATCGGTGATCGCGCGACAATCTCTAACATGACGCCTGAGTACGGCGCGAGTGCAGGTATGTTCTACATCGATGAGCAAACTATCGATTACTTGAAAATTACAGGTCGTGAGCCTGAGCAAGTGGCGCTAGTTGAGCAATACGCTAAAGAAACAGGCCTTTGGGCTGATGATTTAGAAGAAGCGCAATACGAGCGTGTGCTGACTTTCGATTTATCGACTGTATGCCGCAATATGGCGGGTCCTTCTAATCCACATCGCCGTTTACCAACATCGGACTTAGCCGATCGCGGAATCGCTAAAGATTGGACAGAAACTGAGGGCGAAATGCCTGATGGCGCGGTAATTATCGCGGCAATCACCAGTTGTACTAACACCAGTAATCCACGCAATGTTGTTGCTGCGGGTTTAGTGGCACGTAAAGCAAATGAGCTTGGCCTTATCCGTAAACCTTGGGTGAAATCTTCATTCGCGCCGGGTTCAAAAGTAGCGGAGCTTTACCTCAAAGAAGCAGGCTTATTGCCTGAATTAGAGCAACTTGGTTTTGGTATCGTTGCCTTTGCTTGTACGACTTGTAACGGTATGAGCGGCGCGTTAGATCCTAAGATCCAGCAAGAAATTATCGATCGCGACCTATACGCTACGGCTGTTTTGTCGGGTAACCGTAACTTCGATGGCCGTATTCACCCATACGCCAAGCAGGCATTCTTAGCATCACCACCGCTTGTTGTTGCTTACGCTATCGCTGGTACTATGCGTTTTGATATCGAGCAAGACGCGCTGGGATATGATAGCGATGGTAATGCCATTACGCTTAAAGATATCTGGCCAAGCGATGAAGAAATCGATGCGATTGTCGATGCCGCAGTGAAACCTGAACAGTTTAAACAGGTTTACATGCCGATGTTCGATTTGAAAGTCGATATGGGTGATCGTCAGCCGTTATATGACTGGCGTGAAATGAGTACCTACATTCGCCGTCCTCCTTATTGGGAAGGGGCACTTGCAGGCGAGCGGACCATGAAAGGTATGCGTCCATTAGCAGTGCTAGGTGATAACATCACTACCGACCATTTATCGCCATCAAATGCGATTATGCTAGAGAGTGCTGCCGGTGCTTATCTACACAAAATGGGCTTACCGGAAGAAGACTTTAACTCCTATGCAACCCATCGCGGCGATCACTTGACGGCGCAGCGTGCAACTTTCGCTAACCCTAAATTACTTAACGAAATGTGTCGCGATGACAATGGTGAAATCAAGCAAGGCTCACTAGCGCGTATCGAGCCAGAAGGCATTGAATCACGTATGTGGGAAGCGATTGAAACCTATATGGATCGCGCGCAGCCACTCATCATTGTTGCTGGTGCTGATTACGGTCAAGGTTCATCACGTGACTGGGCGGCTAAAGGCGTTCGTCTTGCTGGTGTTGAAGTTATTTTAGCCGAAGGCTTTGAGCGTATTCACCGTACTAACTTGGTGGGTATGGGCGTTTTACCGCTTGAATTCGTCAACGGCGAAACACGTGAGACGTTCAATATCGATGGTACTGAAACCTATGACGTTATTGGCACACCAGCCCCAGGTGCGGCGCTGCAAGTGTTAATGACGCGTAAGAATGGTGAGCAGGTGACTATCGATGCTAAATGTCGTTTAGATACGGCAGAAGAAGTTTCTGTGTACAGTGCTGGTGGTGTGTTACAGCGTTTTGCGCAGGATTTTTTAGAAGGTAGTGTTTAA
- a CDS encoding GntR family transcriptional regulator, with protein sequence MTFFSEKPVTAADTTFFQLRKDIVEGDIAAGSKLSETQLSTKYQVSRAVIREAINRLEASNLVERKANVGARVVSLSPQGLIELYQVREALEGMGARLAAKNMSDDEIADLQQLLDSHSKKVESGESYYQEAGDVDFHYRIILGSKNQHLISTLIDGIYHLVRMYRVQLGMAGPRVTTAFDEHKHVVRAIANRDEELAEMLMRRHITYSMRNIENKLQHVAPITKKVR encoded by the coding sequence ATGACATTTTTTAGCGAAAAACCAGTTACAGCGGCGGATACAACGTTTTTTCAACTGCGAAAAGACATTGTAGAAGGCGATATCGCGGCTGGTTCAAAACTAAGCGAAACACAATTGTCGACAAAATATCAGGTTAGTCGTGCCGTTATTCGCGAAGCCATTAATCGATTAGAAGCCTCTAATCTGGTTGAGCGCAAAGCCAATGTTGGTGCGCGTGTTGTATCGCTGTCGCCGCAGGGGCTTATCGAGTTATATCAGGTGCGCGAAGCGTTAGAGGGCATGGGGGCACGACTCGCGGCTAAGAATATGTCGGATGACGAGATTGCGGATTTACAGCAGCTGCTCGATTCCCATTCTAAGAAAGTCGAAAGCGGTGAGTCTTACTATCAAGAAGCAGGTGATGTGGACTTTCACTATCGCATTATTCTTGGCAGTAAAAATCAGCATTTAATTAGCACCTTAATCGACGGAATTTATCATCTAGTGCGCATGTATCGCGTGCAACTTGGTATGGCGGGCCCTCGTGTTACGACTGCGTTTGATGAGCACAAACACGTCGTACGCGCCATTGCTAATCGCGATGAAGAGCTTGCTGAGATGCTAATGCGTCGTCACATCACTTATTCCATGAGAAACATCGAAAATAAATTACAACACGTAGCGCCTATCACCAAAAAGGTTCGATAA
- a CDS encoding MarR family transcriptional regulator, whose translation MANKQLIIDSKIDTEQKVLGLLACIAQEQKAEMTRLLKPTELSMVQLMLLHALDFAPDHTLTVNQLKQTMVDESPNVSRALNKLVDKEYVTKKRCDKDQRTVFITATEQGLQAHRDGDKALMMMSVNLSNDEINQLYGLLKKL comes from the coding sequence GTGGCAAATAAACAACTTATCATTGATTCTAAGATAGATACCGAACAAAAGGTTCTTGGTCTTTTGGCGTGTATTGCCCAAGAGCAAAAGGCGGAGATGACCCGGCTGTTAAAGCCTACCGAATTATCGATGGTGCAGCTGATGTTGTTACATGCATTAGATTTTGCACCAGACCATACGCTGACCGTTAATCAGCTTAAGCAAACTATGGTTGATGAGAGCCCAAATGTATCGCGCGCGTTAAATAAGTTAGTAGATAAGGAATATGTCACCAAAAAGCGTTGTGACAAAGATCAGCGAACTGTGTTTATTACCGCGACCGAACAAGGATTACAGGCGCACCGTGATGGCGATAAAGCGCTAATGATGATGTCGGTAAACCTATCAAACGATGAAATAAATCAACTATATGGACTGCTTAAGAAACTATAG
- a CDS encoding DUF3016 domain-containing protein translates to MKKLSTLIATALFCLSAQAAEVKVEFVKKEQFKDIDSGANQSQARFEEKLFSVLESTFKKQGEKQLPKDMTLDVSVLDIDLAGHVARGLGMGQDIRQVSDKDFPRILFYMILRDKNNNIVFQGRQNLKNNDMKHGEFRMKGSQSDFYMETMLIDKWFDQALVPAVNRL, encoded by the coding sequence ATGAAAAAACTATCAACACTAATTGCGACAGCCCTATTCTGTCTTAGTGCACAAGCAGCTGAGGTCAAAGTTGAATTTGTAAAGAAAGAACAGTTTAAGGATATTGACTCTGGTGCCAATCAAAGCCAGGCAAGGTTCGAAGAAAAACTCTTTTCAGTTCTTGAAAGTACTTTTAAGAAGCAAGGAGAAAAGCAACTGCCCAAGGACATGACGTTAGATGTATCTGTATTAGATATTGATTTAGCTGGACATGTTGCCCGTGGATTAGGTATGGGGCAAGATATCAGACAAGTATCAGACAAGGATTTTCCACGAATTCTTTTTTATATGATCTTACGTGATAAAAATAACAATATTGTTTTTCAAGGTCGCCAGAACCTTAAAAATAACGACATGAAACACGGAGAATTTCGAATGAAAGGAAGCCAATCTGACTTTTACATGGAAACGATGCTAATAGACAAATGGTTTGATCAGGCTTTAGTACCCGCAGTAAACCGCCTCTAA
- the prpC gene encoding 2-methylcitrate synthase has protein sequence MVDKKLGGAGLRGQSAGETALCTVGKSGSGLTYCGYDVSDLADNATFEEVAYLLFNGELPNAEQLAAYKAELFEMRDLPQALKEVLQRIPKDAHPMDVMRTGCSFLGNLEPENDFSEQHRAANRLLAAFPAIMCYWYKFSHDGEDISCVTDEDSLGGHFLRLLNGTTPSEQHRRVMDVSLILYAEHEFNASTFTARVCASTLSDMFSCITGAIGTLRGPLHGGANEAAMDMIERFKSPEDAKEQMAGMLERKEKIMGFGHAIYRTSDPRNVIIKAWSEKLAQENGDTSLYDISVACEEYMWDTKKLFCNADFFHASTYNYMGIPTKLFTPIFVCSRLTGWAAHVIEQRSNNRIIRPSADYTGSEPRKVQPISER, from the coding sequence ATGGTAGATAAGAAATTAGGTGGTGCAGGATTACGTGGTCAAAGCGCAGGTGAAACGGCGCTGTGTACTGTAGGTAAAAGCGGTAGTGGCTTAACCTATTGTGGTTACGACGTTAGCGACTTAGCCGATAACGCAACCTTTGAAGAAGTAGCTTACTTACTATTTAACGGCGAGCTACCAAATGCAGAGCAGTTAGCTGCTTATAAAGCTGAGCTATTTGAAATGCGCGACTTACCACAGGCGCTAAAAGAAGTGCTACAACGCATTCCAAAAGACGCGCATCCAATGGACGTTATGCGCACCGGTTGTTCATTCCTAGGTAACTTAGAGCCTGAGAATGACTTTAGCGAGCAACATCGCGCAGCGAACCGTCTACTTGCAGCATTCCCTGCCATCATGTGTTACTGGTACAAGTTTAGCCACGACGGCGAAGACATTAGCTGTGTGACAGATGAAGATTCACTAGGTGGTCACTTCTTACGTCTACTTAACGGTACCACGCCAAGCGAGCAACATCGACGCGTCATGGACGTATCGTTAATCTTATACGCAGAGCACGAGTTTAACGCTTCAACTTTTACTGCGCGTGTTTGTGCCTCAACGCTATCAGACATGTTCTCTTGTATCACTGGTGCAATCGGTACACTTCGCGGCCCACTACACGGCGGTGCGAACGAAGCTGCAATGGATATGATTGAGCGCTTTAAGTCGCCAGAAGATGCCAAAGAGCAAATGGCTGGCATGCTTGAGCGTAAAGAGAAAATCATGGGCTTTGGTCACGCGATTTACCGCACCTCAGATCCACGTAATGTGATTATCAAAGCATGGTCTGAAAAACTAGCACAAGAGAATGGCGATACCTCGTTATACGATATCTCAGTAGCTTGTGAAGAGTATATGTGGGATACAAAGAAGCTGTTCTGTAATGCCGATTTCTTCCATGCGTCGACATACAACTACATGGGTATTCCAACGAAGCTATTTACCCCAATTTTCGTTTGTTCACGCCTAACAGGCTGGGCGGCACACGTTATCGAGCAACGCTCTAACAACCGCATCATCCGCCCAAGCGCCGACTACACTGGCAGCGAACCACGTAAAGTTCAGCCAATTAGCGAGCGATAA